A single window of Thermodesulfobacteriota bacterium DNA harbors:
- a CDS encoding 4Fe-4S binding protein yields the protein MGFTNGVGKTGYSAVIDPERREDRGDSFDTGNVNAIGPPEGVRFPSKEDRCATVREETCMGCGACVSACSKGALVLVFVDDG from the coding sequence AACGGCGTCGGGAAGACGGGGTATTCCGCCGTCATCGATCCGGAGCGCCGCGAAGATCGCGGAGATTCTTTCGACACCGGCAACGTGAATGCGATCGGTCCGCCCGAGGGTGTGCGTTTCCCTTCCAAGGAAGATCGCTGCGCGACGGTTCGGGAAGAAACCTGCATGGGGTGCGGCGCCTGCGTTTCGGCATGCAGCAAGGGGGCGTTGGTCCTGGTCTTCGTAGACGACGGGTAG